The Oenanthe melanoleuca isolate GR-GAL-2019-014 chromosome 1A, OMel1.0, whole genome shotgun sequence genome contains a region encoding:
- the LOC130248275 gene encoding inositol 1,4,5-trisphosphate receptor-interacting protein-like 1, with the protein MDTWVLWFLLLQSVLQYPQPVGDGLDEVTRLRMEAWAKLQEEEKIRLEREVEQLALKQGVWDWGDLLCSALWLWQHWAVAGLLLLLLALWYMWRKRSLRREEHEEEIDGANEEEGRYVEGIEEAAGNGEVEVGNEGGEEDGDNDVNGEENNDYGNAMEVAAQAQVHVANEVDERVLADRIERLLMERIQWPVQDLLGGCQWTTDLMDNFASYFRRVLSDTFYPVLQEAIGVGSAFEGWSPREEDVVYQVLVPMTPPRGHSFHLELDTAGQRRVRNFRVRVQQECTCGRAQRGKDMLCFLHQPEEELRTKQDPSLVDTLCTDSYLDVHKTARWFYQLVRAVWPALLQSHSWHLVLLPCRRSCQFQVTNGRESFRIEMLFGVRQGDSDVFVSSEPREAYTSSTVWPESYAVAEMKFFKYIARRAPYDSLHLKCLQFFTRLQLGLGFSTYTIKTIVMHLLSVVPVSQWRRRHFVRRVLDISESLRTCVQMRRLNHFIVGNRRLPEGISLPPDVLMAESWNLFYDLEMDPIAHSQAMSQYMDLHWWLKRIIDNEE; encoded by the coding sequence ATGGATACCTGGGTCTTGTGGTTCTTGCTCTTGCAAAGTGTACTCCAGTACCCACAGCCTGTGGGTGATGGATTGGACGAGGTGACCCGTCTGCGAATGGAGGCGTGGGCCAAGCtccaggaagaggagaagatTCGTCTGGAGCGGGAGGTGGAGCAGCTGGCCCTGAAGCAGGGTGTGTGGGACTGGGGagacctgctctgctctgccttgtggctctggcagcactgggctgttgctgggctcctgctgcttctcttggcCTTGTGGTACATGTGGAGGAAAAGGAGcctgaggagagaggagcatGAGGAAGAAATCGATGGTGCAAATGAAGAGGAGGGCAGATATGTGGAGGGAATCgaagaagctgctggaaatggAGAAGTGGAAGTGGGAAatgaaggaggagaagaagatgGAGACAATGATGTGAATGGGGAGGAAAACAATGATTATGGCAATGCGATGGAAGTTGCTGCACAAGCCCAAGTCCACGTTGCAAATGAGGTCGACGAGCGTGTTCTTGCAGATAGAATTGAAAGGCTGTTAATGGAGCGCATCCAGTGGCCAGTGCAGGACCTGCTGGGAGGATGCCAGTGGACGACTGACCTCATGGACAATTTTGCAAGTTACTTTCGGCGCGTCTTGTCCGACACCTTCTACCCAGTCCTGCAAGAAGCCATTGGGGTGGGCAGTGCCTTTGAAGGTTGGAGTCCCCGTGAGGAGGATGTTGTGTACCAGGTGCTGGTACCCATGACTCCTCCCCGAGGGCACAGcttccacctggagctggacactgcagggcagaggcGCGTCAGGAACTTCCGCGTGCGTGTGCAGCAGGAGTGCACCTGCGGCAGGGCGCAGCGGGGTAAGGAcatgctgtgcttcctgcaccagcccgaggaggagctgaggacGAAGCAGGATCCCAGCCTCGTTGACACGCTGTGCACCGACTCCTACCTGGACGTGCACAAAACTGCCCGCTGGTTCTACCAGCTGGTGAGAGCAGTCTGGCCGGCTTTGCTTCAGTCCCACAGTTGGCAtttagtgctgctgccctgcagacgCTCCTGCCAATTCCAGGTGACCAACGGCAGGGAAAGCTTCCGCATCGAGATGCTCTTTGGGGTGAGACAGGGCGACTCGGATGTGTTTGTGAGCAGCGAGCCTCGAGAAGCCTATACCTCAAGCACAGTGTGGCCGGAGAGCTACGCCGTGGCAGAGATGAAGTTCTTCAAGTACATCGCCAGGCGGGCCCCCTATGACAGCTTGCACCTCAAATGCCTGCAGTTCTTCACCCGTCTGCAGCTGGGCTTGGGCTTTTCCACCTACACCATCAAGACTATTGTCATGCACCTCCTGAGCGTGGTACCCGTGTCACAGTGGCGCAGGAGACATTTTGTGAGGCGAGTGCTGGACATCAGCGAGAGCCTTCGCACATGTGTGCAAATGAGACGCCTCAACCACTTCATTGTGGGCAACCGGAGGCTTCCTGAGGGGATCAGTTTGCCCCCAGATGTTCTAATGGCCGAGTCATGGAATCTCTTCTATGACCTGGAGATGGATCCCATTGCCCACTCCCAGGCCATGAGTCAGTACATGGATCTGCACTGGTGGCTCAAACGGATCATTGACAATGAAGAGTGA